One part of the Saprospiraceae bacterium genome encodes these proteins:
- a CDS encoding AAA family ATPase, translated as MSQYLDIEALNQQVAIESAFLDTLIEQQKRILVGQQHMLDRMILGLLTNGHILLEGLPGLAKTLAIKTLAQSIDASFNRIQFTPDLLPADIIGTLIYNPSNQNFSVRKGPIFANFILADEINRAPAKVQSALLEAMQERQVTIGKETFLLDEPFLVLATQNPIEQEGTYPLPEAQTDRFMMKVIVDYPTPDEEREIMRRNLNDQIHEKVKAVIHPQDILKARNAVSKVYMDERIEKYIVQLVFATRRPENYGIKELSQWIQYGASPRASIFMAKASKAYAFMKHRGFVIPDDVQNVCRDILRHRIGLSYEAEAENINQDEIISRILSRVEVP; from the coding sequence ATGTCGCAATACCTTGATATTGAAGCACTCAATCAGCAAGTTGCTATTGAAAGTGCATTTTTGGACACCTTGATCGAACAACAAAAGCGAATTTTAGTTGGACAGCAACATATGTTGGATCGAATGATCTTGGGATTATTGACAAATGGGCATATCTTATTAGAAGGTCTACCCGGACTTGCCAAGACCCTCGCTATTAAAACCCTGGCGCAATCTATTGATGCTAGTTTTAACCGAATTCAATTCACCCCTGATTTATTACCTGCCGATATTATTGGTACGCTGATATACAATCCATCCAATCAGAATTTTTCTGTGCGGAAAGGACCCATATTTGCAAACTTTATTCTTGCAGATGAAATTAATCGGGCTCCAGCAAAAGTGCAATCTGCTTTATTGGAAGCGATGCAAGAACGTCAAGTTACGATAGGAAAAGAAACCTTTCTTTTGGATGAACCATTTTTGGTATTGGCAACCCAAAATCCAATTGAACAAGAAGGAACCTATCCTTTACCGGAAGCACAAACCGATCGGTTTATGATGAAAGTAATTGTAGATTATCCAACACCTGATGAAGAGCGTGAAATCATGCGAAGAAATTTAAATGATCAGATTCATGAGAAAGTTAAAGCCGTTATACATCCACAAGACATTCTCAAAGCCCGAAATGCAGTTAGCAAAGTATATATGGATGAACGAATTGAAAAATATATTGTCCAATTAGTTTTTGCTACCAGAAGGCCTGAAAACTATGGTATTAAAGAACTTTCACAATGGATTCAATACGGTGCATCGCCACGAGCAAGTATTTTTATGGCGAAAGCAAGTAAGGCTTATGCATTTATGAAACATCGCGGATTTGTAATTCCAGATGATGTCCAAAATGTTTGCAGGGATATTCTTCGACATCGAATAGGCTTAAGTTATGAAGCGGAAGCAGAAAATATTAATCAGGATGAAATTATTTCTAGAATTTTATCTAGAGTTGAAGTGCCTTAA